Proteins encoded together in one Caballeronia sp. NK8 window:
- a CDS encoding S10 family peptidase, with translation MAAAAKKAPKKTTTAKKDQPYFDPVAYGNGPDDSVAANEADENAAITHHSVTIGGAKIAYTATVGHLVTVDPSSSKPDAKMFYVAFTKDGAKEEARPLTFFYNGGPGSSSVFVLLGSFAPRRIKTAMPSFTPPAPYQMEDNPDSLLDRSDLIFINPVGTGYSAAIAPNKNRDFWGVDQDAGSIAQFIKRYLTKNNRWNSPKFLFGESYGTARSCVLAYKLHEDGIDLNGVTLQSSILDYAQAGNPVGALPTAAADAWYHKKLGVHPTPTNLLTFAEEVAEFSRTDYLNALRKFPQTDDEVVEKLSDYTGIDRATLLAWSLDIAAYDSRGNSLFLTTLLKSKGESLGSYDGRVTAISTGIAGKIDPNSGGNDPTMTAVSGVYTTMWNSYLNEQLKFTSTSSFTDLNDQAFLNWDFKHTDPTGAQKGVDSKGNIILYTAGDLAAVMALNVDLRVLSANGMYDFVTPFYQTIIDLQQMPLIDKTVRQNLSATFYPSGHMVYLDGGSRTQLKADLARMYDDATANHAAMGRIIALQKVTADKLGALSPVNGA, from the coding sequence ATGGCGGCCGCCGCGAAGAAAGCGCCGAAGAAGACCACGACGGCGAAGAAGGATCAGCCGTACTTCGATCCGGTCGCCTACGGCAACGGCCCCGACGATTCAGTCGCCGCGAACGAAGCCGACGAGAACGCGGCCATCACGCATCACAGCGTGACGATCGGCGGCGCGAAGATCGCCTATACGGCGACCGTCGGCCATCTCGTGACGGTCGATCCGAGCAGTTCGAAGCCGGACGCGAAGATGTTCTACGTCGCGTTCACGAAGGACGGCGCGAAGGAGGAAGCGCGCCCGCTCACGTTCTTCTACAACGGCGGGCCGGGATCGTCGTCGGTGTTCGTGTTACTCGGCTCGTTCGCGCCGCGCCGCATCAAGACCGCAATGCCGAGCTTCACGCCGCCCGCGCCGTATCAGATGGAGGACAACCCGGACAGCCTGCTCGACCGCAGCGACCTGATCTTTATCAATCCGGTCGGCACGGGCTATTCCGCCGCGATCGCGCCGAACAAGAACCGGGATTTCTGGGGCGTCGATCAGGACGCGGGCTCGATCGCGCAGTTCATCAAGCGTTATCTGACGAAGAACAACCGCTGGAATTCGCCGAAGTTCCTGTTCGGTGAATCGTACGGCACGGCGCGCAGTTGCGTGCTCGCGTACAAGCTGCACGAGGACGGCATCGATCTGAACGGCGTCACCTTGCAGTCCTCCATTCTCGATTACGCGCAGGCGGGCAATCCGGTCGGCGCATTGCCGACTGCGGCTGCGGACGCGTGGTATCACAAGAAGCTCGGCGTGCATCCGACGCCGACCAATCTTTTGACTTTCGCGGAGGAAGTGGCGGAATTTTCGCGCACGGACTATCTGAATGCGTTGCGCAAGTTTCCCCAGACGGACGACGAAGTTGTCGAGAAGCTGTCCGACTACACGGGCATCGATCGCGCGACGCTGCTCGCGTGGAGCCTCGACATCGCGGCTTACGACAGCCGTGGCAATTCGCTCTTTCTCACGACCTTGCTGAAGTCGAAGGGCGAATCGCTCGGTTCCTACGACGGCCGCGTCACGGCGATTTCGACGGGCATCGCGGGCAAGATCGATCCGAATTCGGGCGGCAACGATCCGACCATGACGGCGGTGAGCGGCGTCTACACGACGATGTGGAACAGCTATCTCAACGAGCAGTTGAAGTTCACGTCGACGTCATCGTTTACCGACCTGAACGATCAGGCGTTTCTCAACTGGGATTTCAAGCACACGGACCCGACGGGCGCGCAGAAGGGCGTCGATTCGAAGGGCAACATCATTCTCTATACGGCGGGCGATCTTGCTGCCGTGATGGCGTTGAATGTCGATCTGAGAGTGCTTTCCGCGAACGGAATGTATGACTTCGTGACGCCGTTCTATCAGACGATCATCGATTTGCAGCAGATGCCGCTGATCGACAAGACCGTGCGGCAGAATCTGTCGGCGACGTTTTATCCGTCGGGGCATATGGTTTATCTCGACGGCGGGTCGAGGACGCAGCTCAAGGCCGATCTTGCCAGGATGTATGACGATGCCACGGCGAATCATGCGGCAATGGGGCGGATTATTGCGCTGCAGAAGGTTACTGCGGACAAGTTGGGGGCGTTGTCGCCGGTGAATGGGGCTTAG
- the katE gene encoding catalase HPII: MPSKKQPSPSGVARTPSQSNTNKKVEALETYRTDATNQALTTNHGVKIADNQNSLRAGERGPSLLEDFIMREKITHFDHERIPERIVHARGSAAHGVFQVYESQAELTKAAFLQDPSKETPVYVRFSTVQGSRGSADTVRDVRGFAVKFYTDEGNFDLVGNNMPVFFIQDAIKFPDFVHAVKPEPHNEMPQGGSAHDTFWDFVSLVPESAHMVLWAMSDRAIPKSLRTMEGFGIHTFRFINAQGKGRFVKFHWRPTIGSASLLWDEAQKLAGKDADFHRRDLWEAIDNGDYPEWELGVQIVEEEDEHKFDFDLLDPTKIIPEELVPLKMIGKLTLNRNPDNFFAETEQVAFCPGHIVPGIDFTNDPLLQGRLFSYTDTQISRLGGPNFHEIPINRPLAPMHNGQRDAMHRQTIDKGQASYEPNSIDGGWPKETAPAAAGGGFESYTQRVDGAKIRVRSPSFADHYSQATLFWNSMTEPEQDHIVGAYSFELSKVERKNIRERQLGILANIDETLAARVAENLGLPAPKKSASAEELGKSSVTESPALSIVAKTKPSIKTRKVAILAAPGADAASIKAVQDALKAEGAHAKVISPTLGSPAPGIEADATILAMPSIMFDGVIVAGGKESAKALSESGDARHFVLESFKHLKAIGAIGDGEDVLAAAHLPGGEEGVAVGSDAKAVLKSFIEAMSQHRVWSRAHKAESVPA, encoded by the coding sequence ATGCCATCGAAGAAGCAACCGTCGCCGAGCGGCGTCGCCCGCACCCCCTCGCAGAGCAACACGAACAAGAAAGTCGAAGCCCTCGAAACCTACCGCACCGACGCAACGAACCAGGCCCTGACGACCAATCACGGCGTCAAGATCGCGGATAACCAGAACAGCTTGCGCGCCGGTGAGCGCGGGCCGTCGCTGCTCGAAGACTTCATCATGCGTGAAAAAATCACGCACTTCGACCACGAGCGCATTCCGGAACGCATCGTCCACGCGCGCGGCTCAGCCGCGCACGGCGTCTTCCAGGTCTACGAATCGCAGGCAGAACTGACCAAGGCCGCGTTCCTACAGGACCCGTCGAAGGAAACGCCTGTTTACGTGCGCTTTTCGACCGTGCAAGGCTCGCGTGGCTCCGCCGACACAGTGCGCGACGTGCGCGGTTTCGCCGTCAAGTTCTACACGGACGAAGGCAACTTCGATCTCGTCGGCAACAACATGCCCGTGTTCTTCATTCAGGACGCAATCAAGTTCCCCGACTTCGTCCACGCCGTCAAACCGGAACCGCACAACGAAATGCCGCAAGGCGGCTCCGCGCACGATACCTTCTGGGATTTCGTCTCGCTCGTGCCCGAATCCGCGCACATGGTGCTATGGGCGATGTCCGACCGGGCCATCCCGAAGAGCCTGCGCACGATGGAAGGCTTCGGCATCCATACCTTCCGCTTCATCAACGCGCAGGGTAAAGGCCGCTTCGTGAAGTTCCACTGGCGCCCGACGATCGGCTCCGCATCCCTGCTCTGGGACGAAGCGCAGAAGCTTGCGGGCAAGGACGCGGATTTCCATCGACGTGACCTGTGGGAAGCCATCGACAACGGCGACTATCCCGAGTGGGAACTCGGCGTGCAGATTGTCGAGGAAGAAGACGAACACAAGTTCGACTTCGATCTGCTCGACCCCACCAAGATCATCCCCGAGGAACTGGTGCCGCTGAAGATGATCGGCAAGCTCACGCTGAATCGCAATCCCGATAACTTCTTCGCCGAAACCGAGCAGGTCGCGTTCTGTCCGGGACATATCGTGCCGGGCATCGACTTCACGAACGATCCATTGCTGCAAGGCCGTCTGTTCTCCTACACCGATACGCAGATCAGCCGTCTCGGCGGCCCGAATTTCCACGAGATTCCGATCAACCGTCCACTCGCGCCGATGCACAACGGCCAGCGCGACGCGATGCATCGCCAGACGATCGACAAAGGGCAGGCGTCCTACGAGCCAAATTCCATCGACGGCGGCTGGCCGAAGGAAACCGCGCCGGCTGCGGCGGGCGGCGGCTTCGAAAGCTACACGCAGCGCGTCGACGGCGCGAAGATCCGCGTGCGCAGCCCGTCCTTCGCCGATCACTACTCGCAGGCGACGCTTTTCTGGAACAGCATGACCGAGCCGGAGCAGGATCACATCGTCGGCGCGTATTCGTTCGAGCTGTCCAAGGTCGAGCGCAAGAATATCCGCGAGCGTCAGCTCGGCATCCTCGCCAATATCGATGAAACGCTCGCCGCGCGCGTCGCCGAAAACCTCGGGCTGCCCGCGCCGAAGAAAAGCGCGAGCGCCGAGGAACTCGGCAAGTCGTCGGTGACGGAGTCGCCGGCCTTGTCGATCGTTGCGAAGACGAAGCCTTCGATCAAGACGCGCAAGGTCGCGATCCTCGCCGCGCCGGGCGCCGATGCCGCCAGCATCAAGGCCGTGCAGGACGCGCTCAAGGCCGAGGGCGCGCACGCAAAGGTCATTTCGCCGACGCTCGGCTCGCCCGCGCCCGGCATCGAGGCCGACGCGACCATTCTCGCCATGCCCTCGATCATGTTCGACGGCGTGATCGTCGCGGGCGGCAAGGAGAGCGCGAAGGCGCTTTCCGAGTCCGGCGACGCGCGCCACTTCGTGCTCGAATCGTTCAAGCATCTGAAGGCGATCGGCGCGATCGGCGACGGCGAGGACGTGCTCGCGGCCGCGCATCTGCCGGGCGGCGAGGAGGGCGTCGCGGTAGGCAGCGACGCCAAGGCGGTGCTGAAAAGCTTCATCGAGGCGATGAGCCAGCATCGCGTCTGGTCGCGCGCGCACAAGGCGGAGTCGGTGCCGGCCTGA
- a CDS encoding transporter substrate-binding domain-containing protein, whose translation MDIVVIVLIWALCAAAAGAKERIVVGAAPGVAPPLDMAYPRDTKPRGISVDYVDAVAGALDLDTQWRIYPNRTALMAALARGDIDMATGATGADSEDRQDGNGALIYSRQYLPSKQIYIEPLVKRPSTHRLAYVDAQTSPARLRSAYPSMLPVVYPDLLAALLAVSLGDADAFIGDMTASAFAITHYYLPNLTITDLAAFDEDGFRFAFAAERPGADALRQRVDSALAALPPAFVLVARARWNPGANAVTLERPVELTAQELAWVRTHPVVHYSMLAQAAPLTFRDSRGQPAGIAVDILDAVARVTGLRFEARVRDTPEQLAADMRSGASAILPYGVGETSALPGGVLSAPTGDGIFVIVTSANQPPLRDAGALAGKRVALPPSSLLEKLLQRSASGVRIVHTRPLDGQFRAVARGEADATIADLALANYAVGNAYRGSLVLSGVLSTRPVPHGLTVTANEPLLLGILNRAIESLPPPELETIRARWKLSEHPEMLWERHRPQVALGALFGAALVLVLAGWALTMRVQVTRRIAAERAMRAAKEEAETANRAKSTFLATMSHEIRTPMNAVLGLLEMELRAPGERVATERALSIAHRAARDLLGMIDDLLDVAKIEAERLVLAPAPLEIEAWVAGVAAIYEPAARAKGLALIVKRRFGGGPTWLLADGQRLRQIVGNLLSNAIKFTDVGAVTLEYQVAPPQDGKRAVTLTVCDTGIGISPEKQAMLFTPFVQAHDGRARNVGGTGLGLTISKRLTTMMGGTIELSSEPERGTRFTVRVDLPETEAMADDAPSAPAGALAGSLAGLRVLVVDDHPANRIVLDGQIRLLGGSAEMAVDGKSALARWRAAPRAFDVILTDCSMPEMSGEELARTIRDDEAKDPSSPRAVPIVGLTANAQPDAAVRAVASGMNACLVKPLGLDGLRAALLEATRDGRVSSASTAPAQAFARAPARAADPDAPVFDRALLAGFGDQAGTLVDTLKAANTQDLADARAAFDACDHACLRDIAHRMKGAAAVIGATPFMRACVTLQHDCELAVDEDRNGEDDARITASFAAFVAAAEALDAALASPLACVSPASDASS comes from the coding sequence ATGGACATCGTCGTCATCGTTCTGATCTGGGCGCTGTGTGCGGCGGCAGCTGGCGCGAAGGAGCGCATCGTCGTCGGCGCGGCGCCGGGCGTCGCGCCGCCGCTCGACATGGCGTATCCGCGTGACACCAAACCGCGCGGGATTTCAGTCGATTACGTGGATGCCGTCGCCGGCGCGCTCGACCTCGACACGCAATGGCGTATCTATCCAAACCGCACCGCGTTGATGGCGGCGCTCGCGCGCGGCGACATCGACATGGCGACAGGCGCGACCGGTGCGGACAGCGAGGACAGGCAAGACGGCAACGGCGCGCTCATATACAGCCGCCAGTATCTGCCGAGCAAACAGATCTACATCGAGCCGCTCGTGAAGCGTCCATCGACGCATCGGCTCGCGTACGTCGACGCGCAGACTTCGCCGGCGCGCCTGCGGTCGGCGTATCCGTCGATGCTGCCGGTCGTGTATCCGGACCTGCTTGCTGCGCTGCTCGCCGTATCGCTCGGCGACGCCGACGCGTTTATCGGCGACATGACGGCTTCCGCCTTCGCGATCACCCATTACTACCTGCCGAATCTGACCATCACGGACCTTGCGGCCTTCGATGAAGACGGCTTCCGCTTCGCCTTCGCGGCGGAACGTCCCGGCGCGGATGCGCTGCGGCAGCGGGTCGACAGCGCGCTCGCGGCGCTGCCGCCGGCCTTCGTTCTCGTCGCGCGCGCACGCTGGAATCCGGGCGCCAACGCCGTCACGCTGGAACGGCCGGTCGAACTCACGGCGCAAGAGCTTGCGTGGGTACGCACGCATCCCGTGGTGCACTATTCGATGCTCGCACAAGCCGCGCCGCTGACTTTCCGCGATTCGCGCGGCCAGCCGGCGGGCATCGCGGTCGATATCCTCGATGCGGTCGCGCGCGTGACCGGCCTGCGCTTCGAGGCCCGCGTGCGCGACACGCCCGAGCAACTCGCGGCCGACATGCGCAGCGGCGCTTCCGCGATCCTGCCGTACGGCGTGGGCGAAACCTCTGCGTTGCCCGGCGGCGTGCTCTCCGCGCCGACCGGCGACGGCATCTTCGTGATCGTGACGTCGGCCAATCAGCCGCCGCTGCGCGACGCCGGCGCGCTCGCGGGCAAGCGCGTCGCGTTACCGCCCTCTTCGTTGCTGGAGAAGCTTTTGCAGCGGAGCGCGTCGGGTGTGCGGATCGTCCATACGCGACCGCTCGACGGTCAGTTCCGGGCCGTGGCAAGAGGCGAAGCCGATGCGACCATCGCCGATCTGGCCCTCGCCAACTACGCGGTGGGCAATGCTTATCGCGGCTCGCTCGTGTTGAGCGGCGTGCTTTCGACGCGACCGGTTCCGCACGGCCTGACCGTCACGGCGAACGAGCCGCTGCTGCTCGGCATCCTCAATCGCGCGATCGAGAGTCTTCCGCCGCCCGAGCTGGAGACGATCCGCGCGCGCTGGAAGCTCTCCGAGCATCCCGAGATGCTGTGGGAACGTCATCGTCCGCAAGTCGCGCTCGGCGCGCTGTTTGGCGCGGCGCTCGTGCTCGTGCTGGCGGGCTGGGCGCTGACGATGCGCGTGCAGGTCACGCGCCGGATCGCCGCCGAAAGGGCGATGCGCGCCGCGAAGGAAGAGGCGGAAACGGCAAACCGCGCAAAATCCACCTTCCTCGCGACGATGAGCCACGAAATCCGCACACCGATGAACGCCGTGCTCGGTCTGCTCGAAATGGAATTGCGCGCGCCGGGCGAGCGCGTCGCGACCGAGCGCGCGCTGTCGATCGCGCATCGCGCCGCGCGCGATCTGCTCGGCATGATCGACGATCTGCTGGATGTCGCGAAGATCGAAGCCGAGCGTCTCGTGCTCGCGCCCGCGCCGCTCGAAATCGAAGCGTGGGTCGCGGGCGTCGCGGCGATCTACGAACCGGCCGCGCGCGCGAAGGGACTCGCGCTCATCGTGAAGCGCCGCTTCGGCGGTGGCCCGACCTGGCTCCTCGCCGATGGCCAGCGTCTGCGCCAGATCGTCGGCAATCTGCTCTCGAACGCGATCAAATTCACCGACGTCGGCGCGGTCACGCTCGAATACCAGGTCGCGCCGCCACAGGACGGCAAGCGCGCGGTGACGCTCACGGTGTGCGATACGGGCATCGGCATCTCGCCCGAGAAGCAGGCGATGCTGTTCACGCCGTTCGTGCAGGCCCACGATGGCCGCGCGCGCAATGTCGGGGGCACGGGGCTCGGCCTCACCATCAGCAAGCGGCTCACAACGATGATGGGCGGCACGATCGAGCTGTCGAGCGAGCCGGAGCGCGGCACGCGCTTTACCGTGCGCGTCGATCTTCCGGAGACGGAGGCGATGGCGGACGATGCGCCGTCCGCGCCGGCGGGCGCGCTTGCCGGGTCGCTCGCGGGGCTACGCGTGCTCGTCGTCGATGATCATCCCGCCAATCGCATCGTGCTCGACGGGCAGATCAGGCTGCTCGGCGGCAGCGCGGAAATGGCCGTCGACGGCAAGAGCGCACTTGCGCGCTGGCGCGCCGCGCCGCGCGCATTCGACGTGATTCTCACCGACTGCTCGATGCCCGAGATGAGCGGCGAGGAACTGGCGCGCACGATCCGGGACGACGAGGCGAAAGACCCGTCGAGTCCACGCGCCGTGCCGATCGTCGGCCTGACGGCGAACGCGCAACCCGACGCCGCGGTGCGCGCGGTCGCGTCGGGCATGAACGCGTGTCTCGTCAAGCCGCTCGGTCTGGACGGTCTGCGCGCCGCCTTGCTCGAAGCGACGCGCGACGGCCGCGTGTCGAGCGCATCGACGGCGCCTGCGCAGGCGTTTGCGCGCGCGCCCGCGCGTGCAGCCGATCCGGACGCGCCGGTGTTCGACCGCGCCTTGCTGGCCGGTTTCGGCGATCAGGCCGGCACGCTCGTCGACACGCTGAAGGCCGCCAACACGCAGGATCTGGCCGACGCGCGCGCTGCCTTCGACGCGTGCGATCACGCGTGCCTGCGAGATATCGCGCATCGCATGAAGGGCGCGGCGGCGGTGATCGGCGCGACGCCGTTCATGCGCGCGTGCGTCACCTTGCAGCACGACTGCGAGCTTGCCGTCGACGAAGACCGCAACGGCGAGGACGACGCCCGCATCACGGCTTCGTTCGCGGCATTCGTCGCGGCGGCGGAAGCGCTCGATGCCGCGCTCGCCAGCCCGCTCGCGTGCGTTTCGCCCGCATCCGATGCGTCGTCATGA
- a CDS encoding RNA-binding protein: protein MNLLIWNFPQRCAARDVRRFLEHELGQYASDIAVYGAGTADAYATAKLAIDVPYIGEAIAQKLCHQRFLDEPLRARASASGDASIRLH from the coding sequence ATGAACCTGCTCATCTGGAACTTTCCCCAACGCTGCGCCGCGCGCGACGTGCGGCGTTTTCTGGAACACGAGCTAGGCCAGTATGCGAGCGATATCGCGGTGTACGGCGCGGGCACCGCTGACGCGTACGCCACCGCGAAGCTTGCGATCGATGTGCCTTACATCGGCGAGGCGATCGCGCAGAAGCTGTGCCATCAGCGCTTTCTCGACGAACCCTTGCGCGCCCGGGCCTCGGCTTCCGGCGACGCGTCCATCCGTCTGCATTGA
- a CDS encoding L,D-transpeptidase, translating to MHQAGKNRTNKTPSGARFLVGAAAGALFSITAAAYAQQAATVVQGHVTAMPVAPERALPAMPVPMPAQPTSEASTASAASAASAATAATAASAASEASAASEAEAPEVPLPPEPPEPNLAQRTGMSPAGAYAMRQTFAQEVDRRLAVSATDQQAYGRLLQQTLDEDGHGDLANEFVVLADRNANAQVIFVYFRAKPGDAWSMIGASPVSTGRPGTYDHFVTPLGVFQHVPGNMDFRAEGTLNEFKIRGYGARDMRIYDFGWADGERGWGKGGKSPMRFQMHATDPEKLEPLLGMRHSKGCVRIPSTLNAFFDHHGIIDAQYEARAADGESMWILKATRKTTPWAGHYLVVVDTGRKTRPAWSPGPGKAVRAHIPAGADSVD from the coding sequence ATGCATCAGGCAGGAAAGAACAGAACCAACAAGACGCCGTCTGGCGCAAGGTTTCTCGTGGGCGCGGCGGCGGGCGCGCTGTTTTCGATCACAGCGGCCGCGTACGCCCAGCAGGCGGCGACAGTCGTGCAGGGCCACGTGACGGCGATGCCCGTCGCGCCCGAACGCGCGTTGCCCGCGATGCCGGTGCCGATGCCCGCGCAGCCGACGTCGGAAGCATCGACGGCTTCTGCGGCATCGGCGGCAAGTGCGGCAACTGCGGCAACTGCGGCGAGTGCGGCGTCCGAGGCGAGCGCGGCATCGGAGGCGGAGGCGCCCGAAGTGCCTTTGCCGCCGGAGCCGCCCGAGCCCAATCTCGCGCAGCGCACCGGCATGTCGCCGGCGGGCGCGTATGCGATGCGCCAGACCTTCGCGCAGGAGGTCGACCGGCGGCTTGCCGTTTCCGCCACGGATCAGCAGGCCTACGGGCGCCTGCTGCAACAGACGCTCGATGAAGACGGTCACGGCGATCTCGCCAATGAGTTCGTCGTATTGGCCGATCGCAATGCGAACGCGCAGGTCATCTTCGTGTACTTCCGCGCGAAGCCGGGCGATGCGTGGTCGATGATCGGCGCGTCGCCGGTATCGACGGGCCGTCCCGGCACCTACGACCACTTCGTGACGCCGCTCGGCGTGTTCCAGCACGTGCCCGGCAACATGGACTTCCGCGCGGAAGGCACCTTGAACGAGTTCAAGATCCGTGGCTACGGCGCGCGCGACATGCGTATCTACGATTTCGGCTGGGCCGATGGCGAGCGTGGCTGGGGCAAGGGCGGCAAATCGCCGATGCGCTTCCAGATGCACGCCACCGATCCCGAGAAGCTGGAGCCCTTGCTCGGCATGCGGCATTCGAAGGGCTGCGTACGGATCCCGTCGACGCTCAACGCGTTCTTCGATCACCACGGCATCATCGACGCGCAATACGAGGCGCGCGCAGCCGACGGCGAGTCGATGTGGATTCTGAAGGCCACGCGCAAGACGACGCCGTGGGCGGGGCACTATCTCGTCGTCGTCGATACGGGCAGGAAGACGCGGCCCGCGTGGTCGCCCGGCCCGGGCAAGGCGGTGCGCGCGCATATTCCGGCGGGCGCGGATTCGGTCGATTGA
- a CDS encoding DMT family transporter, giving the protein MISLLAAPVFVFLWSTGFIVARAITPYVDPNLYLLARFAGTTLLFLAIAAIARAPWPKGRDIARHLFAGALLQGVYLGAGYWAVAQGLGAGIMGLLGALQPLLTAAVAARLFGERLSPRAWGGLVLGLAGVALVLAPKIAASGAHAGSASAGHAPQWIVVTIAVLAVFAITAGTLYQKTSLARADIRSASALQNAGAAIVALVLVLALGEHRFIASTTTWLSLAWGIVMLSGVATTLLVWMVRRGDASRATALLFLAPPLAALESYLAFGETLDAVQLAGFGVALAGVLLARSK; this is encoded by the coding sequence ATGATTTCGCTTCTCGCCGCGCCCGTATTCGTATTTCTCTGGTCGACGGGCTTCATCGTCGCGCGGGCGATCACGCCTTACGTCGACCCGAATCTGTATCTGCTCGCGCGCTTCGCCGGCACGACACTGCTGTTTCTCGCGATCGCCGCAATCGCGCGCGCGCCCTGGCCGAAAGGCCGCGACATAGCCCGCCATCTGTTCGCCGGCGCGCTGCTGCAAGGCGTCTATCTCGGCGCGGGTTACTGGGCCGTCGCGCAGGGCCTCGGCGCGGGCATCATGGGGCTGCTCGGCGCGCTCCAGCCGCTTCTGACCGCCGCCGTCGCCGCGCGGCTCTTCGGCGAGCGGCTTTCGCCACGCGCGTGGGGCGGCCTCGTGCTCGGTCTCGCCGGCGTCGCGCTCGTGCTCGCGCCGAAAATCGCGGCGAGCGGCGCGCACGCCGGATCGGCATCGGCTGGACACGCGCCGCAATGGATCGTGGTGACGATCGCCGTGCTCGCGGTGTTCGCCATCACCGCGGGCACGCTGTATCAGAAGACCTCGCTCGCCCGCGCCGATATCCGCAGCGCCAGCGCGTTGCAGAACGCAGGCGCCGCGATCGTCGCACTCGTGCTCGTACTCGCGCTCGGCGAGCACCGCTTCATTGCGTCGACGACGACGTGGCTCTCGCTCGCATGGGGCATCGTGATGCTCTCGGGCGTCGCGACGACGCTGCTCGTGTGGATGGTCAGGCGCGGCGACGCATCGCGCGCCACCGCCCTGCTCTTTCTCGCGCCACCGCTCGCCGCGCTCGAAAGCTATCTCGCGTTCGGCGAGACGCTCGACGCGGTGCAGCTCGCGGGCTTCGGCGTGGCGCTCGCGGGCGTGCTGCTCGCGCGTTCGAAATAG
- the phnS gene encoding 2-aminoethylphosphonate ABC transporter substrate-binding protein, with the protein MTRTSRLARNILPAFAAAFTMLAAMPAHAADAVVLYTADGLENLYKDVLPAFEKKEGVKVNIVTAGSGEVVNRATIEKDSPKADVLVTLPPFIQQAQQGNLLQPYQSVNYKNVPAIAKAQDGAWATFVNNYFSFAINPEVTKNAPKTFSDLLHPNYSGKIAYSNPATAGDGMAVIILTSALMGEDKAFDYLKTLEQSAKFHTKGTGYLDVLLSRNEIAFANGDLQMDLDDAANGGLSIKPLFLSHKTGEAPTTFQLPYAIGLIKGGPNQAAGKKLIDYLMSSDVQSKVPDIYGIPGRTDVPLAGKNGEAVKQAISGVKLIPVDWNEVMQKKAGWTERWKTEVIGNSGKQTEVAKPKS; encoded by the coding sequence ATGACCCGCACTTCCCGCCTCGCGCGCAACATCCTGCCGGCGTTTGCCGCCGCATTCACGATGCTTGCCGCGATGCCCGCCCACGCCGCCGACGCCGTGGTCCTGTACACCGCCGACGGCCTCGAGAACCTGTACAAGGACGTGCTCCCCGCCTTCGAGAAGAAGGAAGGCGTGAAGGTCAATATCGTCACGGCGGGCAGCGGCGAAGTGGTCAACCGCGCGACCATCGAAAAGGATTCGCCCAAAGCCGACGTGCTCGTCACGCTGCCGCCGTTCATCCAGCAAGCGCAGCAAGGCAACCTGCTGCAACCCTATCAGAGCGTGAACTACAAGAACGTGCCCGCGATCGCGAAAGCGCAGGACGGCGCATGGGCCACGTTCGTGAACAACTATTTCTCGTTCGCGATCAACCCCGAAGTCACGAAGAACGCGCCGAAGACATTCTCCGATCTGCTGCATCCGAACTACTCGGGCAAGATCGCGTATTCGAATCCGGCGACGGCGGGCGACGGCATGGCCGTCATCATCCTGACCTCCGCGTTGATGGGCGAGGACAAGGCCTTCGATTACCTCAAGACGCTCGAGCAAAGCGCGAAATTCCACACCAAAGGCACGGGCTACCTCGACGTGCTGCTCTCGCGCAACGAGATCGCCTTCGCCAACGGCGACCTTCAAATGGACCTCGACGACGCCGCAAACGGCGGCCTCTCGATCAAGCCGCTGTTCCTCTCGCACAAGACCGGCGAAGCGCCGACCACGTTCCAGCTTCCGTACGCGATCGGCCTCATCAAGGGCGGACCGAATCAGGCTGCCGGCAAGAAGCTGATCGACTACCTGATGTCGTCGGATGTGCAGTCCAAAGTGCCTGACATCTACGGCATTCCGGGCCGCACCGACGTGCCGCTCGCGGGCAAGAACGGCGAAGCCGTCAAGCAGGCGATCTCGGGTGTGAAGCTGATTCCGGTCGACTGGAACGAAGTCATGCAGAAGAAGGCCGGCTGGACCGAGCGCTGGAAGACCGAAGTGATCGGCAACTCGGGCAAGCAGACGGAAGTCGCCAAGCCGAAGTCGTAA